Proteins from one Flammeovirgaceae bacterium genomic window:
- a CDS encoding threonine/serine dehydratase — translation MLAEKIIKAEKTIRPFVRETPLEYSYPLSAGAGCEVYLKMENQQVTGSFKARGAMNKILSLRDDGRKIITASTGNHGLGVAHALKATGKDGMIFLPRKASTAKIEAIKQRGVPVEFYGDSGEATEKHARQYARENDQVYVSPYNDEDVVAGQGTIGAELYRQLPSLDAVFVSIGGGGLAGGIATYLKSVNPKVRIVGCLPAHAPVMYECVKAGKVIGVQEKPTLSDGTAGGIDHDAITFAMCRDLVDEYVLVSEEAILHAMRLVLAQHHQVIEGSAGVAVASILQQQEKFKGKKVAVVVCGGNVSGEVLKKVVCTGQNPF, via the coding sequence ATGTTGGCGGAAAAAATCATCAAAGCAGAAAAAACAATACGGCCCTTTGTTCGCGAAACCCCCCTGGAATATTCCTACCCACTTTCTGCCGGGGCCGGCTGCGAGGTCTATTTAAAAATGGAAAACCAGCAGGTGACCGGGTCGTTCAAGGCCAGGGGGGCAATGAACAAAATCCTTTCCTTAAGGGACGATGGAAGGAAAATCATCACGGCATCAACGGGCAACCATGGGCTGGGGGTGGCCCACGCCTTAAAGGCAACGGGAAAAGACGGCATGATATTCCTTCCCCGCAAGGCCTCCACGGCCAAGATAGAGGCCATCAAACAAAGGGGCGTGCCCGTTGAATTTTATGGCGACAGCGGGGAAGCCACGGAAAAGCATGCCCGCCAATACGCCCGCGAAAACGATCAGGTGTATGTATCCCCCTACAACGATGAGGACGTGGTTGCCGGCCAGGGCACCATCGGGGCAGAGTTGTACCGTCAACTGCCTTCACTGGATGCCGTGTTCGTCTCCATTGGCGGTGGCGGTTTGGCCGGGGGCATTGCCACATACCTGAAATCCGTCAACCCGAAAGTCAGGATTGTGGGCTGTTTGCCCGCCCATGCGCCCGTGATGTATGAATGCGTAAAAGCCGGAAAGGTGATAGGGGTACAGGAAAAGCCTACGCTCTCCGATGGCACCGCAGGGGGCATCGACCACGATGCCATCACCTTCGCCATGTGCAGGGATTTGGTGGACGAATATGTCCTCGTTTCGGAAGAAGCGATTTTACATGCCATGAGGCTAGTGCTGGCACAACACCACCAAGTGATAGAGGGCTCCGCAGGCGTGGCTGTCGCCTCCATCCTCCAACAACAGGAAAAATTCAAGGGCAAGAAGGTGGCCGTGGTGGTATGTGGCGGTAATGTAAGCGGTGAGGTGCTCAAAAAGGTGGTATGCACCGGCCAGAATCCTTTTTAA
- a CDS encoding Nramp family divalent metal transporter, giving the protein MLKWFKNSGPGALVAAAFIGPGTVTVCTIAGVRFGYDLLWAMVLSTLATIVLQEMAARLGIVSQRGLSDVIRQEVQNPLIKYMVVALILFAIVVGNAVYEAGNISGGRLGLEALFGTSNAAIQKYLGLLIGAFAFILLYLGNYKIMERALVSLVILMSVAFVVTAILTHPSLSSILKGMLAPSVNENNLFTIVGLIGTTVVPYNLFLHASLVKEKWKAKGDLHYAKKDTIVSVTFGGLVSMAIIISAAAANITSVSSATDLARALEPLFGSFSKYFLSIGLFSAGITSAITAPLAAAYVANGCLGWDGNMKSPKFRLVWMFVLLMGVLSSSLGINPIKIIHFAQVANGAALPIIVGILLWIMNKESVLGKNRNTRFQNIAGIVIFILSIVLGTRSIILAVENKAKMAYTIDINCDLGEGVGNDAQLMPYLSSCNIACGGHAGNDATMKETIRLALANDVKIGAHPSFPDRENFGRTEMDLPNNELTTIIIGQVMRLKILVEKAGGRLHHVKPHGALYNMAAVNDSTAEAVLDAMAPFDKNLVLYVPFGSVIAKKALERKQPIKYEAFADRNYNDDLTLVSRKLDNAVMEDPALITAHVVRMVKDKKVKTINENLATIEAGTFCVHGDNPHAVGIVSQLAENLKKFSVGIE; this is encoded by the coding sequence ATGCTCAAATGGTTTAAGAATTCCGGGCCGGGGGCTTTGGTGGCCGCGGCCTTTATTGGCCCGGGCACGGTCACCGTTTGCACCATTGCAGGCGTGCGTTTCGGCTACGACCTTTTGTGGGCCATGGTGTTGTCCACCCTGGCCACCATAGTGCTGCAGGAAATGGCCGCACGGTTGGGCATTGTTTCGCAAAGGGGATTATCGGACGTTATCCGGCAGGAGGTCCAAAACCCCCTGATCAAATACATGGTGGTGGCCTTGATTTTGTTTGCCATTGTGGTGGGCAATGCCGTGTACGAAGCCGGCAACATCAGTGGAGGGCGACTGGGGCTTGAAGCCCTGTTCGGCACTTCCAATGCGGCCATTCAAAAATACCTGGGCCTGCTGATCGGTGCGTTTGCCTTTATCCTGCTCTACCTGGGCAATTACAAAATCATGGAGCGTGCGCTTGTTTCCCTGGTCATCCTGATGAGCGTGGCCTTTGTGGTCACCGCCATCCTCACCCATCCCAGCCTTTCCTCCATACTAAAAGGGATGCTCGCCCCATCCGTTAACGAAAACAATTTATTCACCATCGTTGGCCTTATTGGCACAACCGTGGTGCCCTACAACCTTTTCCTCCACGCCTCCCTGGTAAAGGAGAAGTGGAAAGCGAAGGGTGACTTGCATTATGCAAAAAAAGACACCATCGTGTCCGTTACTTTTGGGGGGCTGGTTTCGATGGCCATTATTATTTCGGCCGCGGCCGCCAACATTACCAGCGTGTCCAGCGCCACTGACCTGGCCAGGGCGCTGGAGCCGCTCTTCGGGAGTTTCTCAAAATATTTTTTGAGCATCGGACTGTTTTCTGCCGGCATCACCTCGGCCATCACCGCGCCACTGGCCGCGGCCTACGTGGCCAACGGGTGCCTGGGGTGGGACGGCAATATGAAAAGCCCCAAATTCCGGTTGGTGTGGATGTTCGTCCTGCTCATGGGCGTCTTGTCCTCCTCTTTGGGCATCAACCCTATCAAAATCATCCATTTTGCCCAGGTGGCCAATGGCGCGGCACTGCCCATCATTGTTGGCATCCTGCTATGGATCATGAACAAAGAATCCGTTTTGGGCAAAAACAGGAATACAAGGTTTCAAAATATTGCCGGGATCGTCATCTTTATCCTGTCGATCGTACTCGGGACAAGAAGCATCATACTGGCCGTTGAAAACAAGGCAAAGATGGCGTACACCATAGACATTAATTGCGATTTGGGGGAAGGCGTTGGCAATGATGCCCAGCTGATGCCATACCTCAGCTCGTGCAACATTGCCTGTGGCGGCCATGCCGGAAACGATGCCACCATGAAGGAAACCATTCGCCTTGCCCTGGCCAACGATGTGAAAATTGGGGCCCACCCCTCCTTTCCCGATCGGGAAAATTTTGGCCGAACCGAAATGGACCTGCCCAACAACGAACTCACCACCATCATCATAGGGCAGGTCATGCGTTTGAAAATCCTGGTGGAAAAAGCGGGGGGGAGGCTACACCATGTAAAGCCGCATGGCGCGTTGTACAATATGGCGGCCGTAAACGACAGCACCGCAGAGGCCGTGCTGGATGCCATGGCCCCGTTTGACAAAAACTTGGTTTTATATGTGCCCTTTGGTTCCGTGATTGCCAAAAAAGCCCTGGAGCGGAAACAGCCCATAAAGTACGAGGCGTTTGCCGACCGCAACTACAATGACGACCTCACGTTGGTTTCCAGGAAGCTGGATAACGCGGTGATGGAAGACCCTGCCCTGATAACCGCGCATGTGGTGCGCATGGTCAAGGACAAAAAGGTAAAAACAATCAACGAGAACCTGGCCACCATTGAGGCAGGCACGTTTTGCGTTCATGGCGACAACCCCCATGCGGTAGGGATTGTCTCCCAACTGGCCGAAAACCTAAAAAAATTTAGTGTAGGCATTGAATAA